In Mastomys coucha isolate ucsf_1 unplaced genomic scaffold, UCSF_Mcou_1 pScaffold5, whole genome shotgun sequence, one genomic interval encodes:
- the Mettl16 gene encoding RNA N6-adenosine-methyltransferase METTL16 yields MALSKSMHARNRYKDKPPDFAYLASKYPDFKQHIQINLNGRVSLNFKDPEAVRALTCTLLREDFGLSIDIPLERLIPTVPLRLNYIHWVEDLIGHQDSDQTTLRRGIDIGTGASCIYPLLGATLNGWYFLATEVDDMCFNYAKKNVEQNNLSDLIKVVKVPQKTLLMDALKEESEIVYDFCMCNPPFFANQLEAKGVNSRNSRRPPPSSVNTGGITEIMAEGGELEFVKRIIHDSLQLKKRLRWYSCMLGKKCSLAPLKEELRVQGVPKVTFTEFCQGRTMRWALAWSFYDDVTVPSPPSKRRKLEKPRKPITFIVLESVMKELSLKASSLGSEAAEGIVGVMTWIEKILTDLKVQHKRIPCGREEVSLFLTAIENSWIHLRRKRRERVRQLREVPRAPEDVILALEERKSTPKELSSGQDGAHRPQESALCGLDVPEGESAADGSHCLSQKLLCQEETPEAMEDERDEERGGMELMESCKGSSNGAQDGEASEKGDHLDGAAGHYLFKCLINIKKEVDDALVEMHWVEGQNRDLMNQLCTYIRNQILRLVAS; encoded by the exons ATGGCTCTAAGCAAATCAATGCATGCAAGAAATAGATACAAGGACAAGCCACCTGACTTCGCATATCTGGCATCTAAATATCCAGATTTTAAGCAGCATATTCAGATAAATCTGAATGGGAGAGTAAG TCTTAATTTCAAAGACCCCGAAGCAGTCAGAGCTCTGACTTGTACTCTCCTGAGAGAAGACTTTGGACTTTCTATTGATATTCCTTTGGAGAGACTAATTCCCACAGTCCCCTTGAGACTTAACTACATTCACTGGGTAGAAGATCTGATTGGTCACCAGGATTCTGACCAAACTACTCTCCGAAGAGGAATTGACATAG gtACCGGGGCATCCTGCATCTATCCCTTACTTGGAGCAACCTTAAATGGCTGGTACTTCCTGGCAACAGAAGTGGATGACATGTGCTTCAATTATGCCAAAAAAAATGTAGAACAGAATAACCTGTCTGATCTAATTAAAG TGGTGAAAGTGCCGCAGAAGACACTCCTGATGGATGCGCTTAAGGAAGAGTCTGAGATAGTCTATGACTTCTGTATGTGCAATCCTCCCTTTTTTGCCAACCAACTGGAAGCCAAG ggtGTAAACTCTCGGAACTCTCGAAGACCGCCACCTAGTTCTGTAAATACAGGAGGCATCACAGAAATCATGGCAGAAGGAGGTGAACTAGAGTTTGTCAAAAGGATCATCCATGACAGTTTGcaacttaaaaaaagattaag GTGGTATAGCTGTATGCTGGGAAAGAAGTGCAGTCTGGCTCCACTGAAGGAAGAGCTTAGAGTCCAGGGG GTTCCTAAAGTCACCTTCACGGAGTTTTGTCAGGGTCGGACAATGAGATGGGCCTTAGCGTGGAGTTTTTATGATGATGTCACAGTACCG tcacCTCCAAGTAAACgaagaaaattagaaaagccAAGGAAACCCATTACTTTTATAGTGTTGGAGTCTGTGATGAAAGAATTATCTCTCAAAGCCTCGTCTCTGGGCTCTGAGGCAGCGGAAGGCATAGTGGGTGTAATGACATGGATAGAGAAAATCCTCACTGATCTGAAG GTGCAACATAAGAGAATTCCCTGTGGAAGAGAAGAAGTTAGCCTTTTCCTGACAGCCATAGAGAACTCTTGGATTCATTTAAGGCGGAAGAGAAGAGAGCGAGTGAGGCAGCTGCGGGAGGTGCCTCGGGCTCCTGAGGACGTCATTTTAGCCTTGGAAGAGAGGAAGTCCACTCCCAAAGAGCTGAGTAGTGGCCAAGACGGGGCCCATCGCCCCCAAGAGAGTGCCTTGTGTGGGCTCGATGTGCCAGAAGGCGAGTCTGCTGCTGATGGTAGCCATTGCCTCAGCCAGAAGTTACTGTGCCAGGAGGAAActccagaagccatggaggatgaaagggatgaggagaggggagggatggaGCTCATGGAAAGTTGTAAAGGCTCCAGCAATGGAGCCCAGGACGGAGAGGCTTCTGAGAAGGGCGATCACCTGGATGGAGCGGCCGGACATTACCTGTTTAAATGTTTAATCAACATTAAGAAGGAAGTAGACGATGCCTTAGTTGAAATGCACTGGGTTGAGGGCCAGAATAGGGATTTGATGAACCAACTTTGCACCTACATACGTAACCAAATTTTGAGGCTTGTTGCTAGTTAA